From the Flavobacterium galactosidilyticum genome, one window contains:
- a CDS encoding MauE/DoxX family redox-associated membrane protein translates to MKSPTNLKNNIILAICYLYAFLFTYAAISKILDYHDFRIKLGQSPLLSAFAGYVAIGVPVLELIIVLMLIFPRWRISGLFASFCLMIAFTAYIFIILNFSSNIPCSCGGILQDLGWNEHLIFNIIFILLALLGLILTFSDQRYWLTKMKTLQFSITVTVAAALSITSVVVLFLISEDIIHKRNNFIRRFPSHAEAAYNKYDLAINSYYFAGFDKDTIYLGNYSTPLYITKIDTALKSKNRVKVKLDQPQLPFRDIKLKIVSPYFFVTDGTVRSIFKGKMKDWKATSQLGKIPYFTIAEPIDSSTVALRLTSYIKKNNRLVTYGLNEKRIIAENTNVLKKQVDGIFDTDGMLHYNNQLGKLTYIFYYRNQYLSISPTMKMTAQGKTIDTVQVAQIQVSQMTSGEKQMSKPPLIINKTSAVYNNLLFIKSQRIGRYEDNRILKEASIVDVYNLTNGTYVGTIYIYNIDNYEMTSFRVNGNKLYALSGKYLSVNRISKKITDTYEVPYKKSK, encoded by the coding sequence ATGAAATCACCAACAAATTTAAAGAATAATATTATTTTAGCAATTTGCTATTTGTACGCATTCCTTTTTACATATGCTGCAATTAGTAAAATTCTGGATTACCATGATTTTAGAATTAAACTTGGTCAATCTCCATTACTGAGCGCATTTGCAGGTTATGTCGCTATTGGTGTACCCGTTTTAGAGTTGATAATAGTTCTAATGTTAATTTTTCCACGATGGAGGATTAGTGGGTTATTTGCTTCTTTCTGTCTAATGATTGCCTTTACAGCTTATATTTTCATCATCTTAAATTTTAGTTCAAATATCCCGTGTTCCTGTGGTGGAATTTTACAGGATCTTGGTTGGAATGAGCACCTGATATTCAATATAATATTTATTTTATTAGCTCTTTTAGGGCTTATACTCACCTTTTCGGACCAAAGATATTGGCTTACAAAAATGAAAACCCTACAATTTTCAATAACAGTAACTGTTGCTGCTGCTTTAAGTATAACTTCAGTAGTAGTGCTGTTTCTAATTTCTGAAGACATTATCCACAAACGAAATAATTTTATTCGCCGCTTTCCGTCCCACGCTGAAGCGGCATATAACAAATATGACCTCGCGATAAACTCGTATTATTTTGCAGGTTTTGATAAGGACACAATCTACTTGGGGAATTATAGTACACCGCTGTATATTACAAAAATTGATACTGCATTAAAATCAAAAAATCGCGTAAAAGTGAAGCTTGATCAACCTCAACTTCCTTTTAGGGATATAAAGTTAAAGATAGTTTCTCCATACTTTTTCGTGACAGATGGAACAGTACGTTCAATATTTAAAGGAAAAATGAAGGATTGGAAAGCCACAAGCCAGTTAGGAAAAATACCGTATTTTACAATAGCTGAACCAATAGATTCTTCAACTGTCGCATTAAGGCTTACTAGTTATATTAAAAAGAACAACAGGTTGGTGACGTACGGCTTGAATGAAAAAAGAATAATCGCGGAAAATACAAACGTACTTAAAAAACAAGTGGACGGTATTTTTGATACCGACGGTATGCTGCACTACAACAACCAACTTGGCAAGTTAACCTATATCTTTTATTATAGAAATCAATATTTATCCATCAGTCCGACAATGAAAATGACTGCTCAGGGAAAAACGATTGACACAGTACAAGTCGCACAAATTCAGGTTTCTCAAATGACAAGTGGCGAAAAGCAAATGTCAAAACCACCTTTGATTATCAATAAAACCTCAGCAGTATATAATAATTTATTGTTCATCAAATCTCAGCGTATTGGCAGATATGAGGACAACAGGATTTTAAAAGAAGCTTCAATTGTAGATGTTTACAACCTTACAAATGGAACCTACGTTGGTACCATATACATTTATAATATCGACAACTACGAAATGACAAGCTTTCGGGTTAATGGTAATAAATTATATGCACTTTCCGGAAAGTACCTTTCTGTAAATAGAATTAGCAAAAAGATAACTGATACTTATGAAGTACCGTATAAAAAATCAAAATGA
- a CDS encoding S9 family peptidase, translating to MKALFYSIGRTFLDRCRPSCFLFLFFALVSCPLMGQGLQKKAVTREDYPLWHYMDAEAISDDGNWISYRNYYDVTDSLFVKHRKSAKLYSFAKGKDGAFIANHFVCQTPDSIVHIVSLQNGVERKLRNVKAFTVSKAFIVTTEYGEIGDLLSVYTLDGVLLRTDTDVESFSVSPDTKFIAVAVKRENTYQELLVNMEDIKKQKIIAKSEKRGPFLNPSWSEDSKAIAFMNYNEKESNLFYYNLAEKRLVTYSTNAIEFPKTMNLIPSRKLTISKNNKRVFFKIKQRKELDIVRKENDVQIWNAADKNIYPSHIVTEGYSKNPKQVMWEPDTGRFLQFTDSIQPYGASAGDESFALTFNPKDYEPQSKSVPDKDVYIKNLTTGQSKLMLRRHVGGDFNLLVSRNGKYISYFRDGHWYVYDVAQGTHTSISSNLPYTLSFQSLTEKEENGYGNPGWTVEGECLLYDQFDIWKVQSDGSNPVRLTQGREQGIIFRIVAQSKEQTPTIADRIFTNAEFDLKNSLLLSARAVDYSFNGFYLLKPGKGMTKICYVNKSVTGIMKSERGDYAWVEEDVDQPRRIMVGKVDGKFTAVVDSNKQHKEFHWTKLQVIHYKNLKGESLQGLLYYPSGYDKNKRYPMIVHLYEKQSYQRHSYVNPTMTNEDGFNISNLTAKGYFVLLPDITYEVGNVGFSALECVEAAVKEVKNLALIEDAKIGLIGHSFGGSETDFIITQSNLFACAVAGSATTNYLSSYLSVSQILQIPNFFKMEYGQARMKSSPYENMEWYLKNSPVIHAANVKTPLLSWTGLKDPQVEPRQSFEFYMALRRLGKTHIMLAYPNEGHGMEKKENAIDLTTKIEEWFDHYLKGKKAPIWK from the coding sequence ATGAAGGCTCTATTTTATAGTATTGGACGTACCTTTTTAGATAGATGTCGGCCTTCGTGTTTTTTGTTTCTTTTTTTTGCATTGGTTTCCTGCCCTTTGATGGGGCAGGGGTTACAAAAGAAAGCTGTAACAAGAGAAGATTATCCACTGTGGCATTATATGGATGCCGAAGCGATTTCTGATGATGGAAATTGGATTAGCTACCGTAACTATTATGATGTCACTGATTCGTTATTTGTTAAACACCGAAAGTCTGCCAAACTTTATAGTTTTGCAAAGGGAAAAGACGGGGCTTTTATAGCTAATCATTTCGTTTGCCAGACCCCTGACAGCATTGTTCATATTGTTTCGTTGCAGAATGGAGTTGAAAGGAAATTGAGAAATGTTAAAGCATTTACGGTTTCTAAGGCTTTTATCGTTACAACGGAGTACGGTGAAATCGGGGATTTGTTATCCGTTTATACTTTAGATGGTGTTTTGTTACGCACTGATACTGATGTAGAATCTTTTTCTGTAAGTCCTGACACTAAATTTATTGCAGTGGCGGTGAAAAGAGAAAATACCTATCAAGAACTTCTGGTAAATATGGAAGATATTAAAAAGCAAAAAATCATAGCTAAAAGTGAAAAAAGAGGACCTTTCCTAAACCCTAGCTGGTCAGAAGACAGTAAAGCAATTGCTTTTATGAATTACAATGAAAAGGAATCAAATCTTTTTTATTACAATTTAGCTGAGAAAAGACTTGTAACGTATTCTACCAATGCTATTGAATTCCCCAAAACCATGAATCTAATACCGTCAAGGAAATTAACGATATCGAAGAACAACAAGCGTGTTTTCTTTAAAATAAAGCAACGGAAGGAACTTGACATTGTGCGTAAAGAAAATGACGTACAGATATGGAATGCAGCGGACAAAAATATTTATCCCAGTCATATTGTTACAGAGGGGTATTCTAAAAACCCGAAGCAGGTTATGTGGGAACCCGATACCGGTCGCTTCTTACAGTTTACGGATTCAATACAGCCTTATGGCGCATCTGCTGGGGACGAAAGCTTTGCTTTAACATTTAATCCAAAAGACTATGAACCACAGAGCAAGTCGGTACCTGACAAGGATGTGTATATTAAAAATCTTACTACCGGACAAAGTAAATTAATGCTTCGCAGGCATGTTGGTGGTGACTTCAATCTTCTAGTTTCGCGGAATGGAAAATATATCAGTTATTTTAGGGATGGGCATTGGTATGTTTATGATGTTGCACAAGGAACTCATACATCAATCAGCAGTAATTTACCGTATACCTTAAGCTTTCAAAGTCTTACTGAGAAAGAGGAAAATGGCTACGGTAATCCCGGATGGACGGTCGAAGGCGAATGTTTGTTGTATGATCAATTCGATATCTGGAAAGTTCAATCAGACGGATCTAATCCCGTAAGGTTAACACAGGGTCGTGAGCAGGGAATCATTTTTAGGATTGTAGCACAAAGTAAAGAGCAAACACCAACTATAGCCGACAGGATATTTACTAATGCAGAATTTGACCTTAAGAACTCACTGCTTTTAAGTGCGAGAGCTGTTGATTATTCCTTCAATGGGTTTTACTTATTGAAGCCAGGAAAGGGAATGACAAAAATATGCTATGTGAATAAAAGTGTGACCGGAATAATGAAATCTGAACGAGGTGATTATGCATGGGTGGAAGAAGATGTAGACCAGCCCCGACGTATCATGGTTGGTAAAGTTGACGGTAAATTTACTGCTGTAGTTGACAGCAATAAACAGCACAAAGAATTTCACTGGACCAAATTGCAGGTAATACATTATAAAAATTTAAAGGGAGAATCACTACAAGGACTTTTGTATTATCCATCAGGTTACGATAAAAATAAGCGCTATCCCATGATAGTACACCTTTATGAAAAGCAATCGTACCAAAGGCATTCCTATGTTAATCCTACTATGACGAATGAAGATGGTTTCAACATCAGCAATCTGACTGCTAAAGGGTATTTCGTTTTGCTTCCAGATATTACCTATGAAGTTGGCAATGTTGGATTTTCAGCATTAGAATGTGTAGAAGCCGCAGTAAAAGAGGTGAAAAATTTAGCTCTAATTGAGGATGCAAAAATCGGTTTAATTGGGCACTCTTTCGGAGGCTCTGAAACAGATTTCATTATCACCCAAAGCAATTTGTTTGCGTGTGCAGTAGCAGGATCCGCTACCACGAATTATTTAAGTTCCTACTTATCCGTTTCCCAAATTTTACAGATTCCAAACTTTTTTAAAATGGAATATGGCCAGGCTAGGATGAAATCATCTCCGTACGAGAATATGGAATGGTATCTGAAGAATTCGCCGGTTATTCATGCTGCAAATGTTAAAACTCCACTATTATCCTGGACCGGGTTGAAAGATCCGCAGGTAGAACCGAGGCAAAGCTTTGAATTTTATATGGCGTTGCGACGATTGGGTAAAACTCATATCATGCTTGCTTACCCTAATGAGGGACATGGTATGGAAAAGAAAGAAAATGCAATAGACCTAACAACAAAAATTGAGGAATGGTTCGATCATTACCTTAAGGGTAAGAAGGCTCCGATATGGAAATAG
- a CDS encoding DUF6520 family protein: MKKLIVPMLVIVAAATSAFSTDASAKRSSGLVPGFIPHNAQGTDCEQKNDCSNVNNGIVCRVGQVSTGAQLKIMDGNDECVLTGYKP, translated from the coding sequence ATGAAAAAATTAATTGTACCAATGCTGGTAATTGTTGCGGCAGCAACCAGTGCATTCAGTACGGATGCATCAGCAAAAAGAAGTTCAGGTCTCGTACCGGGATTTATTCCTCACAATGCTCAAGGTACGGATTGTGAACAAAAAAATGATTGTAGTAATGTGAACAACGGTATTGTTTGTCGAGTGGGGCAAGTAAGTACCGGAGCACAATTAAAAATTATGGACGGTAATGACGAGTGTGTACTTACCGGTTACAAACCATAA
- a CDS encoding RagB/SusD family nutrient uptake outer membrane protein, protein MNTNKFFNPYCTKKARVYRILSGVTLLFIMFWFTSCDDFTAIDTPVSQLNTVAVFEEKNTSYSAMANVFAQMRDNGMLTGKTTGMQKEMGLYADELTWYGNSAQSSANFFTNTLISTHPTLAIWWNNSYSQIYAANAVIEGVAGSTTLLQVDKDQLTGEAKFARAFVHFYVLQLWGSVPYVTGTDYMYNSTVKRLPAAEVYAKIIEDLESAITLLPEEYTNPTRVRPNLYAAQALLARVYLYAGMLPEAANSASTVLNKTDTYTWVTELNTVFLKGSTATIWQYAPRTPTRNTDEGTTFIFNAGPPNSVALTNSLVNTFEAGDQRKAKWIRSISKGSTTWYHAYKYKKTGSNTPQLEFSVVLRLAEMYLIRAEARARQGELTNAKDDLNVIRNTAGLGNTTAVTQDEILDAILHERRVELFSEFGHRFFDLRRFNALDRTLSGVKGDWNNTDNLLPLPQTELNLNPNIGPQNSGY, encoded by the coding sequence CAGCGATTGATACGCCAGTATCACAACTAAACACCGTTGCTGTTTTTGAAGAAAAAAACACCTCATATAGTGCGATGGCAAATGTTTTTGCGCAAATGCGCGACAATGGAATGCTAACCGGAAAAACTACTGGAATGCAGAAAGAAATGGGATTGTATGCCGATGAACTCACCTGGTATGGAAACAGTGCTCAGAGTTCGGCTAATTTCTTCACTAATACGCTCATTTCGACACATCCCACTTTAGCCATCTGGTGGAATAACAGCTATAGCCAGATCTACGCGGCCAATGCTGTAATTGAGGGTGTAGCAGGATCGACAACACTCTTGCAAGTTGATAAGGATCAATTGACAGGAGAGGCAAAATTTGCCAGAGCATTTGTTCATTTTTATGTTTTACAACTTTGGGGCAGTGTGCCTTACGTTACCGGAACTGATTATATGTATAATAGTACCGTTAAACGTTTGCCCGCTGCTGAAGTATATGCAAAGATTATTGAAGATTTAGAATCTGCCATTACGTTGTTGCCGGAAGAATATACAAATCCGACACGAGTTCGACCGAATTTGTACGCAGCGCAAGCCTTATTGGCAAGAGTCTATCTGTATGCCGGAATGTTGCCTGAGGCAGCCAACAGTGCGTCTACAGTACTGAATAAGACTGATACCTATACATGGGTCACTGAACTCAATACTGTGTTTTTAAAAGGAAGTACAGCAACCATTTGGCAATATGCGCCAAGAACACCAACAAGAAATACCGATGAAGGAACCACTTTTATATTTAATGCGGGTCCGCCCAATTCCGTGGCGTTGACTAACTCCTTAGTGAATACATTTGAGGCAGGCGATCAACGCAAGGCTAAATGGATTCGATCAATAAGTAAAGGCAGTACCACTTGGTATCATGCTTATAAGTACAAGAAAACAGGTAGTAATACCCCCCAACTTGAATTTTCTGTAGTGTTGCGTCTTGCTGAAATGTATCTTATTCGCGCTGAAGCCCGAGCAAGACAAGGTGAACTTACCAATGCTAAAGATGACCTAAATGTAATCAGGAATACTGCTGGTCTTGGAAACACAACCGCTGTTACCCAAGATGAAATACTTGATGCTATACTGCATGAGCGACGAGTGGAATTGTTTAGTGAGTTTGGCCACCGTTTCTTTGATTTGAGACGTTTTAATGCACTAGATCGGACACTATCGGGTGTTAAAGGGGATTGGAACAATACTGATAACTTGTTACCACTGCCACAGACCGAGTTGAACCTGAACCCTAACATTGGGCCTCAAAATTCTGGTTATTAA